Proteins encoded by one window of Collimonas fungivorans:
- a CDS encoding patatin-like phospholipase family protein, which produces MTRTEKYQCCMVMAGGGFRFGYYLGMYAAAVETGNKPDLLLASCGGSIAAAVIQALPDDAQRKAWISSPAMYRFLCGLQSTPRAAIGRSFLHAVKRRLTSSRAAVIPDLFSDYFFDIPPQLPLPPLQAQAENPPAVAIVGGKMLFSKDQVGQPRAGRKLFAETVFCDPRTAALLDGMPSPMSDPMWGDNAIAPQLLTDVQMPIGDAVRISISDMFYFPCHSHQAGHYTGGVVDLFPVELAKKLAQRVVMELKAPFSQALAIPAWRAVLGVDGNQRLRHVHSQHADVWIDASDVESVFHKRGMQQKLSWAENRLRLLMPARHETYLEHVEAQWQYGYQRGLEAFGQPGPNYKRHMRHATRHNKARPG; this is translated from the coding sequence ATGACCCGAACCGAAAAATATCAATGCTGCATGGTGATGGCGGGCGGCGGCTTCCGCTTCGGCTACTACCTCGGCATGTACGCCGCTGCAGTCGAAACAGGCAACAAGCCGGATCTGCTGCTGGCCAGCTGCGGCGGCTCGATCGCCGCCGCCGTGATCCAGGCGCTGCCGGACGATGCGCAGCGCAAGGCCTGGATCAGCTCGCCGGCCATGTACCGCTTCCTGTGCGGCTTGCAATCGACGCCCCGGGCCGCCATCGGCCGTTCGTTCCTGCATGCCGTCAAACGCCGCCTGACCTCCAGCCGTGCCGCGGTCATCCCGGATTTGTTCAGCGATTATTTTTTCGATATCCCGCCACAGTTGCCGCTGCCGCCGCTGCAGGCGCAAGCGGAAAACCCGCCTGCGGTAGCCATCGTCGGCGGCAAAATGCTGTTTTCCAAGGACCAGGTGGGACAACCCAGGGCCGGCCGCAAGCTGTTTGCCGAGACCGTGTTCTGCGACCCGCGCACGGCGGCGCTGCTGGACGGCATGCCCTCGCCCATGAGCGATCCGATGTGGGGCGACAACGCCATCGCGCCGCAATTGCTGACCGACGTCCAGATGCCGATCGGCGACGCCGTGCGGATTTCGATTTCAGACATGTTTTATTTCCCCTGCCACTCGCACCAGGCCGGGCACTATACCGGCGGCGTGGTCGACCTGTTTCCTGTCGAGCTGGCGAAAAAACTGGCGCAACGGGTGGTGATGGAATTGAAGGCGCCGTTCAGCCAGGCGCTGGCGATCCCGGCCTGGCGCGCGGTGCTGGGCGTGGACGGCAACCAGCGCCTGCGCCATGTGCACAGCCAGCATGCCGACGTCTGGATCGATGCATCGGATGTGGAAAGCGTATTCCACAAGCGCGGCATGCAGCAGAAACTGTCCTGGGCGGAAAACCGCCTGCGCCTGCTGATGCCGGCCCGCCATGAAACTTACCTGGAGCACGTGGAAGCGCAGTGGCAGTACGGTTATCAGCGCGGGCTGGAAGCATTTGGCCAGCCTGGCCCCAATTACAAGCGGCACATGCGTCACGCCACCAGGCACAACAAGGCCCGGCCAGGCTAG
- the aroQ gene encoding gamma subclass chorismate mutase AroQ has translation MKFSKTPSLGKFLASLFLLFLLAGCQSMAPARAADAAQVDHLLTLIDQRLAVAPMVAKAKWNSGGAINDPPREQLILDAVVAQAKGLDPVFARRFFQAQFDASKAMQLGLHAQWRQQGKGRFDDAPDLGRDVRPVLDQLTPALIAVLEKIQPMLAQPGMPAYIAMRSKVLVRGDLDGEPRRAALQGWLKD, from the coding sequence ATGAAATTTTCCAAAACTCCCTCCTTGGGCAAATTCCTTGCCAGCTTGTTCCTGTTATTTCTGCTGGCGGGCTGCCAGAGCATGGCGCCGGCGCGCGCTGCCGATGCTGCGCAGGTCGATCACTTGCTGACGCTGATAGACCAGCGGCTGGCGGTCGCTCCCATGGTCGCCAAGGCCAAATGGAATTCCGGCGGTGCCATCAACGATCCGCCGCGCGAGCAATTGATACTGGATGCCGTGGTAGCCCAGGCCAAGGGGCTGGATCCGGTGTTTGCCCGGCGTTTCTTCCAGGCCCAGTTCGACGCCAGCAAAGCCATGCAGCTCGGACTGCATGCGCAGTGGCGCCAGCAAGGCAAGGGCCGTTTCGACGACGCGCCGGACCTGGGACGCGATGTGCGGCCGGTGCTGGACCAGCTGACGCCTGCACTGATCGCAGTGCTCGAAAAGATCCAGCCGATGCTGGCGCAGCCAGGCATGCCGGCCTACATCGCAATGCGTTCAAAGGTTCTGGTGCGCGGCGACCTGGACGGCGAGCCGCGTCGGGCAGCGCTGCAGGGCTGGCTGAAAGACTAG
- a CDS encoding CHRD domain-containing protein: MTTLLKNVKPSLFASVALALLLAACSTMSADTNHTSEVTLDGAHEVPANGSSASGAGTIVVKADKSVSGSVTTRGIQGKVAHIHEGALGKNGPVLVGLTKTGDNMWSVPDGTKFTDAQYASYMAGNLYINVHSAANPGGEIRGQLLP; encoded by the coding sequence ATGACTACCCTACTAAAAAATGTAAAGCCATCGTTGTTCGCTTCTGTTGCACTGGCCCTGCTGCTTGCGGCATGCTCGACAATGTCTGCCGATACCAACCATACCAGCGAGGTAACCCTGGACGGCGCGCATGAAGTGCCGGCCAACGGCTCGAGCGCAAGCGGCGCCGGCACCATCGTGGTCAAGGCCGACAAATCGGTCAGCGGCAGCGTCACCACCCGGGGCATACAAGGGAAAGTGGCGCATATCCATGAAGGCGCGCTGGGCAAGAACGGTCCCGTCCTGGTGGGCCTGACCAAGACCGGCGACAATATGTGGTCGGTGCCGGACGGCACCAAGTTCACCGATGCTCAGTACGCCAGCTACATGGCAGGCAACTTGTATATCAACGTCCACAGTGCGGCCAATCCCGGTGGCGAAATCCGCGGCCAGCTGCTGCCCTGA
- a CDS encoding PepSY-associated TM helix domain-containing protein: MTTRPFMVILHRWFGLAAAVFLFIAGATGAVISWDHELDAWLNPQLFHAHSADQPLSGKALPGLELANRVEAQDPRLRVTYVMTESEPGHTSSMMVEGRIDPASGKPYDLGFNQVAVDPVSAEIQGKRMWGAISLSRENLLPFLYKLHYTMHLPEVGGIELGVWLMGLIGIVWVLDCFIALWLSFPNWRSWRKSFAFRWRQGGHKLNFDLHRSGGVWLWLLLLVLAVTSVSMNLYNPVMRPIVQTFSTLTPDPFDSRKPVAPALAAKTEPAVSRERVAQLAREDGQRRGWTVPVGGVFYSSAFGLYGVGFFEAGNDHGDVGLGNSWLYYDAADGHAAGAKIPGSGSAGDIFMQAQFPLHSGRILGLTGRILISLMGAAVALLSATGVIIWARKRRARMLAARHAAKLALPKASRRRTAVAE; the protein is encoded by the coding sequence ATGACGACACGTCCTTTCATGGTAATCCTGCACCGCTGGTTCGGCCTGGCGGCGGCGGTGTTCCTGTTTATCGCCGGCGCTACCGGCGCCGTCATTTCCTGGGATCATGAACTCGACGCCTGGCTTAATCCGCAGCTGTTCCATGCCCATAGCGCTGACCAGCCTTTGTCGGGCAAGGCCTTGCCGGGGCTGGAGCTGGCGAACCGGGTGGAAGCGCAGGACCCGCGTCTGCGTGTCACCTATGTGATGACTGAAAGCGAACCCGGGCATACCAGCAGCATGATGGTGGAAGGGCGCATCGATCCAGCCAGCGGGAAGCCCTATGACCTGGGTTTCAACCAGGTCGCGGTCGATCCGGTCAGCGCCGAGATACAGGGCAAGCGCATGTGGGGCGCCATCTCGCTCAGCCGCGAGAACCTGCTGCCGTTCCTGTACAAGCTGCACTACACCATGCATCTGCCTGAGGTCGGCGGCATCGAACTGGGGGTATGGCTGATGGGTCTCATCGGCATCGTCTGGGTGCTGGACTGTTTCATTGCCTTGTGGCTGTCGTTCCCCAACTGGCGCAGCTGGCGCAAGTCGTTCGCATTCCGCTGGCGCCAGGGCGGCCACAAGCTCAATTTCGACCTGCACCGCTCGGGCGGCGTCTGGCTCTGGCTGTTGCTGCTGGTGCTGGCGGTGACCTCGGTTTCGATGAACCTGTATAACCCGGTGATGCGGCCCATCGTGCAAACCTTCTCGACGCTGACGCCGGACCCGTTCGACAGCCGCAAGCCAGTCGCACCGGCATTGGCTGCCAAGACAGAACCGGCGGTCAGCCGCGAACGGGTGGCGCAACTGGCGCGCGAGGACGGACAGCGGCGCGGCTGGACGGTGCCGGTCGGCGGGGTGTTCTATTCTTCCGCCTTCGGTTTGTACGGCGTCGGATTTTTCGAGGCCGGCAACGACCACGGCGATGTCGGCCTGGGCAACAGCTGGCTGTATTACGATGCCGCCGACGGCCATGCGGCCGGCGCCAAGATTCCCGGCAGCGGCAGCGCCGGCGACATTTTCATGCAGGCGCAGTTTCCCTTGCATTCGGGCCGCATCCTCGGCCTCACCGGACGCATCCTGATTTCCCTGATGGGGGCAGCTGTGGCCTTGCTGAGCGCGACCGGCGTGATCATCTGGGCGCGCAAGCGCCGCGCACGCATGCTGGCGGCGCGGCATGCGGCGAAACTGGCTTTGCCGAAGGCAAGCAGGCGACGCACGGCGGTCGCCGAATAA
- a CDS encoding site-specific recombinase encodes MLSTLKLITADPNSDNIDHLVALIKTLRPSKPGLGQEAAENVRVLVQLLHGEPLQASALRHYILRLFSTRRQISLYTDTGILPNAGFFTELFQRLSFRMLPPALDENYLRDCLDRLLPVETDYLWINAVPAADWLSLFDLLSQAAPYTDAENNAASDAVDRHKTVGELLEAIQTLSYRISAMGLEPALLRLYPSIDEFESPFLMQNVELHLYLNSYRRHLAAADSAFDQGELPPLEDARHLSVMLDQCETIVLKIRKNALRMGSSVSLTYLLVRLEQSIARLRKLLDLVDVGPAEANQADAASEPGAAEARQLAKRSQALALGQELIEGHNRKYAVRELFADNINLLARNVTENASRTGEHYIAEDRSEYGAMFRSASGAGLIIGFMSLLKILASYLRAAPLVEAFLFSMNYSFGFMLIHVLHFTVATKQPAMTASRIASGLQSRDGRNIDLDSLVELIVKVIRTQFIAVAGNLLLAFPVAYLIALGYQALFGHHLVTPDKAAHLLHDIDPFASLALFHAAIAGVCLFLAGLISGYYDNKALYTHMAQRVARAHWLRKLLGQERLARFGEYLERNLGGLMGNFYFGILLGTIGTVGFMLGLPIDIRHITFSATNFATALVGLDNHMSWQTAAVSVIGVLGIGTVNLWVSFSLALFVALRARQVRFRHGLALAKGVFTRFRKGPKDFFIPPKRLAPMEEDKPSV; translated from the coding sequence ATGCTATCAACACTAAAACTCATCACCGCCGACCCCAACTCTGACAATATCGACCATCTGGTGGCCTTGATAAAGACCCTGCGCCCCAGCAAGCCGGGGCTCGGACAGGAAGCGGCAGAGAACGTGCGGGTGCTGGTGCAATTGCTGCATGGCGAACCGCTACAGGCCAGCGCCCTGCGCCACTATATCCTGCGGCTGTTTTCGACGCGGCGCCAGATCAGCCTCTACACCGACACCGGCATCCTGCCGAACGCCGGCTTTTTTACCGAACTGTTCCAGCGCCTGTCGTTCCGCATGCTGCCGCCGGCGCTGGATGAAAACTACCTGCGCGATTGCCTCGACCGCCTGCTGCCGGTGGAAACCGATTACCTGTGGATCAACGCCGTACCCGCGGCAGACTGGCTGAGCCTGTTCGACCTGCTGAGCCAGGCCGCTCCGTATACCGACGCCGAGAACAACGCCGCCAGCGACGCCGTCGACCGCCACAAGACCGTGGGCGAACTGCTGGAGGCGATCCAGACCCTGTCCTACCGCATCAGCGCCATGGGGCTGGAGCCGGCGCTGCTGCGGCTCTATCCCAGCATCGACGAGTTCGAGTCGCCGTTCCTGATGCAGAACGTCGAGCTGCACCTTTACCTGAACAGCTATCGCCGCCATCTGGCGGCGGCGGACTCGGCCTTCGACCAGGGCGAGCTGCCGCCGCTGGAAGACGCCCGCCATCTGTCGGTGATGCTGGACCAGTGCGAAACCATCGTCCTCAAGATCCGCAAGAACGCCTTGCGCATGGGCAGCAGCGTCTCCCTCACCTACCTGCTGGTGCGGCTGGAGCAAAGCATCGCGCGCCTGCGCAAGCTGCTGGACCTGGTCGATGTCGGCCCGGCCGAGGCTAACCAGGCGGATGCCGCGTCCGAGCCTGGCGCCGCCGAGGCCAGGCAACTCGCCAAACGCAGCCAGGCGCTGGCGCTGGGCCAGGAACTTATCGAAGGCCATAACCGCAAATACGCAGTGCGCGAACTGTTCGCCGACAATATCAACCTGCTGGCGCGCAACGTCACCGAGAACGCCAGCCGCACCGGCGAACACTATATCGCCGAAGACCGCTCCGAATACGGCGCGATGTTCCGCTCCGCCTCCGGCGCCGGCCTGATCATCGGTTTCATGTCGCTGCTGAAGATCCTGGCGTCCTACCTGCGCGCCGCGCCGCTGGTGGAAGCGTTCTTGTTCAGCATGAACTACTCGTTCGGTTTCATGCTGATCCATGTCCTGCATTTCACGGTCGCCACCAAGCAGCCGGCGATGACGGCGTCGCGCATCGCTTCCGGCCTGCAAAGCCGCGACGGCCGCAATATCGACCTCGACAGCCTGGTGGAACTGATCGTCAAGGTGATCCGCACGCAATTCATTGCGGTCGCCGGCAACCTGTTGCTGGCTTTTCCGGTGGCTTACCTGATCGCCCTCGGCTACCAGGCGCTGTTCGGCCATCACCTGGTGACGCCCGACAAGGCGGCGCACCTGCTGCACGATATCGATCCGTTCGCCAGCCTGGCGCTGTTCCATGCGGCGATCGCCGGCGTCTGCCTGTTCCTGGCCGGCCTGATCTCGGGCTACTACGACAACAAGGCGCTCTATACCCATATGGCGCAACGCGTGGCGCGCGCGCACTGGCTGCGCAAGCTGCTGGGCCAGGAGCGGCTGGCCCGCTTCGGCGAATACCTGGAGCGCAACCTGGGCGGCCTGATGGGGAATTTCTACTTCGGCATCCTGCTCGGCACCATCGGCACCGTTGGTTTCATGCTAGGCCTGCCGATCGACATCCGCCACATCACGTTTTCGGCGACCAATTTCGCCACCGCCCTGGTCGGCCTCGACAACCACATGAGCTGGCAAACCGCGGCCGTTTCGGTCATCGGCGTGCTGGGGATAGGCACGGTCAACCTGTGGGTCAGTTTTTCGCTGGCACTATTCGTCGCCTTACGCGCGCGCCAGGTGCGCTTCCGCCATGGACTGGCGCTGGCTAAAGGGGTGTTCACGCGCTTCAGGAAAGGTCCCAAGGATTTTTTCATTCCACCAAAAAGGCTGGCGCCGATGGAAGAGGACAAGCCTAGCGTTTAA
- the cls gene encoding cardiolipin synthase gives MLNTQLQGLFLRLFLRFAAALLCVLTAACSTLPDVSNLSASVSQVSAASSGAVNASARLNTLAAMEEAVTGSPLIKGNKVTLLFDGPETMTAMMAAIQQAKSTINFETYIFDQDQLGLQFADLLIEKQRAGVQVNIIYDSVGSIGTPAEFFERMRAAGIKLIEFNPVNPLKRFGRWQLNHRDHRKILVVDGKIGFTGGVNISAAYANSSLFRSRRRTSTGAGPGTIGWRDTHLQIEGPAVASLQLLFLQTWGTQHAEDLPDLDYFPKLDSAGDKTVHVLSTQPDSDYSLYKAYILAIQQARKSIHITTPYFTPDRQLVDALVAAARRGVDVTLILPSVTDIGLMFHAGQSFYTQLLGAGIRIYQLQVAVLHAKTAVIDGSWSTVGSANLDIRSFLHNYEANVIVIDEQFGREMEKAFREDIRGSQQITLEQWQQRPFSEHIKEWAARSLGYWL, from the coding sequence ATGCTGAACACTCAGTTGCAAGGATTGTTTCTACGATTGTTTCTGCGATTTGCCGCCGCGCTGCTGTGCGTCCTGACCGCGGCTTGCTCGACCTTGCCCGACGTCAGCAACCTGAGCGCGTCGGTATCGCAGGTATCCGCAGCCAGCAGCGGTGCAGTGAACGCCTCGGCTCGCCTCAACACGCTAGCCGCAATGGAAGAAGCGGTGACCGGCAGCCCGCTGATCAAGGGCAACAAGGTCACCCTGCTGTTCGACGGACCGGAGACCATGACAGCGATGATGGCCGCCATACAACAGGCCAAAAGCACGATCAATTTTGAAACCTATATTTTCGACCAGGACCAGCTCGGCCTGCAGTTTGCCGACCTGCTGATTGAAAAGCAGCGCGCCGGGGTCCAAGTCAACATCATCTATGACAGCGTCGGCAGCATCGGCACGCCCGCCGAATTTTTCGAGCGCATGCGCGCCGCCGGCATCAAGCTGATCGAATTCAATCCGGTCAACCCGCTCAAGCGTTTCGGCCGCTGGCAACTGAACCATCGGGATCACCGCAAGATACTGGTGGTGGACGGCAAGATCGGTTTTACCGGCGGCGTCAACATCAGCGCCGCGTATGCCAACAGCTCGCTGTTCCGCTCGCGCCGTCGTACCAGCACAGGCGCAGGTCCAGGAACCATCGGCTGGCGCGATACCCACCTGCAGATCGAAGGGCCGGCAGTCGCTTCCCTGCAATTGCTGTTCCTGCAAACCTGGGGCACGCAGCACGCGGAAGATTTGCCGGACCTCGATTATTTTCCCAAACTGGACAGCGCCGGCGACAAGACGGTGCATGTGCTGAGCACCCAGCCCGACAGCGACTACAGCCTTTACAAGGCCTATATCCTGGCGATCCAGCAAGCGCGCAAAAGCATACACATCACCACGCCCTACTTCACTCCCGACCGCCAGCTGGTAGATGCGCTGGTGGCCGCGGCCAGGCGCGGCGTCGACGTCACCCTGATCTTGCCGAGCGTGACCGATATCGGCCTGATGTTCCATGCCGGCCAATCGTTTTATACGCAATTGCTGGGCGCCGGCATCCGCATTTATCAGCTGCAGGTTGCAGTGCTGCACGCCAAAACCGCCGTGATCGATGGCAGCTGGTCCACCGTCGGCTCCGCCAACCTGGACATCCGCAGCTTCCTCCACAATTATGAAGCCAACGTGATCGTCATCGACGAGCAGTTTGGCCGCGAAATGGAAAAAGCCTTCCGCGAAGACATCCGCGGCTCGCAGCAAATCACGCTGGAGCAATGGCAGCAGCGGCCGTTTTCCGAACACATCAAGGAATGGGCGGCGCGCTCGCTCGGTTACTGGTTATAA
- a CDS encoding cation diffusion facilitator family transporter, translating into MSAGHSHALPTSQNEKYIWIALGLTSTFLVVEVIGGLITGSLALISDAAHMLTDTMALAIALAAIRIARKAPDAKRTFGYHRFEILAAAFNAVLLFLVAMYILYEAYQRFRSPAEIQSTGMLVIAVFGLLVNLVSMRLLSGGKDASLNVKGAYLEVWSDMLGSLGVIIGALVIRYTGWEWVDSLIAVLIGFWVLPRTWILLKESINILLEGVPEGMDIEQVQGALRAVPGVVSVHDFHLWAVTSGKASLTAHVVYDPAYPAEQLLPVLKEVLASQFAVYHTTLQFELSPCAHTEDGCNYSAPEETHVHA; encoded by the coding sequence ATGAGCGCAGGCCACTCGCACGCCTTACCCACCAGCCAGAACGAAAAATACATCTGGATCGCCTTAGGACTGACTTCGACCTTCCTGGTGGTCGAAGTGATCGGCGGCCTGATCACCGGCAGCCTGGCGCTGATCTCGGACGCAGCGCACATGCTGACCGACACCATGGCGCTGGCGATTGCGCTGGCGGCGATCCGCATCGCCAGGAAGGCGCCGGACGCCAAGCGTACCTTTGGCTACCACCGTTTCGAGATCCTGGCGGCAGCGTTCAACGCCGTCTTGCTGTTCCTGGTGGCGATGTACATCCTGTACGAGGCTTACCAGCGTTTTCGCAGTCCGGCTGAAATCCAGTCGACCGGCATGCTGGTGATCGCCGTCTTCGGCCTGCTCGTCAACCTGGTCAGCATGCGCCTGCTGAGCGGCGGCAAGGACGCCAGCTTGAACGTCAAGGGAGCCTACCTGGAAGTCTGGAGCGACATGCTGGGTTCGCTCGGCGTGATTATCGGCGCGCTGGTGATCCGCTATACCGGCTGGGAATGGGTCGATTCGCTGATTGCGGTACTGATCGGTTTCTGGGTCTTGCCGCGCACCTGGATCTTGCTCAAGGAAAGCATCAATATCCTGCTGGAAGGTGTGCCGGAAGGGATGGACATCGAACAGGTACAGGGCGCGCTGCGCGCGGTGCCCGGAGTTGTGAGCGTGCATGATTTCCACTTGTGGGCGGTCACCAGCGGCAAGGCCAGCCTGACCGCGCATGTGGTGTACGACCCGGCTTATCCGGCAGAACAATTGCTGCCGGTGCTGAAGGAAGTCCTGGCGTCGCAGTTTGCGGTGTATCACACCACGCTGCAATTCGAGCTCAGTCCCTGCGCCCATACCGAGGACGGTTGCAACTACAGCGCACCCGAGGAAACGCACGTGCATGCCTGA
- a CDS encoding TonB-dependent siderophore receptor, with protein MTTYSAATTPPASTLSRTVPVQPSLRIMSLAVTLSLSAMAPQLTLAQPLAQQLAAAGNDAALPEVVVTAGSDQAPTEKTGSYTVRKSNAATKMDMSLRETPQSVSVITRAKMDDFKLDNVDRVLAGTTGVSVEKVETNRTYYTARGFDITNFQFDGVGIPLTFGLQNGDLDTALYDRVEVLRGANGLTSSTGNPSATVNFVRKRPTYDFQAAAGVSYGSWNTRRIDADISGALNSDKTVAARVVVAHEDGNSYLDRYQPSKNVFYGVIEANLSNDTLLTLGYSYQKNDGKGAIWGALPLYYTDGTPTSYGVGTSTSASWSSWNSEEQRAFAELNHRFGNDWQWKTTLSHNKLSTDGRLFYVYGTPDRASGGGLFSYPSLYNSDNRQTVVDSYVSGKYAMGGRVHDLTFGASWSRSTLDDISHYGQGIGTALTASSAFDGSYPEPSFDASIDGSSYTDKRKTLYGATRLNLADNLKLLLGANYTDTSTTGIAYGVSQQSSASSTTPYAGLVYDLNRNVSAYASYTEIFNPQYQTDISGATLKPVEGKSYELGLKSEFFNHKLNASAALFRVEQNNTAEQAGYIGSKAYYRAIDAHSEGLELELSGELAKGLQGSLGYTVMTIKDQDGNSAKNYVPKKTVRLATTYRLPQLEQLKVGASVNWQGNTSRTDALTATQNVTTVQQGYALLNLMARYDISKQVSVTANLNNVTNKKYISSLYASQGYYGEPINGSVAINWKY; from the coding sequence ATGACAACTTATAGCGCCGCGACAACTCCGCCGGCAAGTACTCTTTCACGCACTGTGCCAGTCCAGCCGTCACTGCGCATCATGAGCCTGGCGGTAACGCTGTCGCTGTCGGCCATGGCGCCGCAACTGACTTTGGCACAACCTTTGGCGCAACAGCTGGCGGCTGCAGGCAACGATGCCGCGCTGCCGGAAGTAGTGGTCACGGCGGGCAGCGACCAAGCGCCGACCGAGAAGACCGGCAGCTATACCGTACGCAAGAGTAATGCCGCCACCAAGATGGACATGTCGTTGCGCGAAACGCCGCAGTCGGTATCGGTGATCACCCGCGCCAAGATGGATGATTTCAAGCTCGACAACGTCGACCGGGTATTGGCCGGCACTACCGGCGTTTCCGTCGAAAAAGTGGAAACCAACCGCACTTACTACACGGCGCGCGGTTTTGATATCACCAATTTCCAGTTCGACGGCGTCGGCATCCCGCTCACTTTCGGCCTGCAGAACGGCGACCTGGATACCGCCTTGTATGACCGCGTCGAAGTGCTGCGCGGCGCCAACGGCCTGACTTCTTCCACCGGCAACCCTTCGGCCACGGTGAATTTCGTGCGCAAGCGTCCGACCTACGATTTCCAGGCCGCCGCCGGTGTCAGCTACGGTTCCTGGAATACGCGCCGCATCGACGCCGATATCTCAGGTGCGCTCAACAGCGACAAGACCGTGGCGGCGCGCGTGGTGGTGGCCCATGAAGACGGCAATTCCTACCTGGACCGCTACCAGCCCAGCAAGAACGTATTCTACGGCGTGATTGAAGCCAACCTGAGCAACGACACCTTGCTGACCTTGGGTTACAGCTACCAGAAAAACGATGGCAAGGGTGCGATCTGGGGCGCTTTGCCGCTGTATTACACCGACGGCACGCCGACCAGTTACGGCGTCGGCACCAGCACTTCAGCCAGCTGGTCGTCCTGGAATTCGGAGGAGCAGCGCGCCTTCGCCGAACTGAACCATCGCTTCGGCAACGACTGGCAATGGAAGACCACCCTCAGCCATAACAAGCTGAGCACCGACGGCAGGTTGTTCTATGTCTACGGCACGCCGGACCGGGCTAGCGGCGGCGGCCTGTTCAGTTATCCGTCGCTGTACAATTCGGACAACCGGCAGACCGTGGTCGACAGTTATGTCAGCGGCAAATATGCAATGGGCGGACGCGTGCACGACCTGACTTTCGGCGCCAGCTGGTCGCGTTCGACGCTGGACGACATTTCCCATTACGGACAAGGAATCGGCACCGCGCTGACAGCCTCGAGCGCATTCGACGGCAGTTATCCGGAACCGAGCTTCGACGCTTCGATCGACGGCAGCTCCTACACCGACAAGCGCAAGACCCTGTATGGCGCAACCCGCCTCAACCTGGCCGACAATCTCAAGCTGCTGCTTGGCGCCAACTACACTGACACCAGCACTACCGGCATTGCTTACGGCGTCAGCCAACAGAGCAGCGCCAGCTCCACCACGCCGTACGCCGGCCTGGTGTACGACCTGAACCGCAACGTATCGGCTTACGCCAGCTATACCGAGATTTTCAATCCGCAGTACCAGACCGACATCAGCGGCGCCACGCTCAAGCCGGTCGAAGGCAAGAGCTACGAGTTGGGCCTGAAGAGCGAATTTTTCAACCACAAGCTGAATGCATCGGCGGCCTTGTTCAGGGTGGAACAGAACAACACGGCGGAACAGGCCGGTTATATCGGCAGCAAGGCCTATTACCGCGCCATCGACGCCCATTCGGAAGGCCTGGAGCTGGAATTGTCCGGCGAACTGGCGAAGGGTTTGCAGGGCAGCCTCGGCTACACAGTGATGACGATCAAGGACCAGGACGGCAATTCGGCCAAGAACTACGTCCCGAAAAAGACAGTACGGCTGGCCACCACCTACCGGCTGCCGCAGCTGGAACAGCTGAAAGTAGGCGCCAGCGTCAACTGGCAAGGCAATACCAGCCGCACCGACGCGCTGACCGCGACCCAGAATGTCACCACGGTGCAGCAAGGTTACGCCTTGCTCAACCTGATGGCGCGCTACGACATCAGCAAGCAGGTCAGCGTCACCGCCAATCTCAACAACGTCACCAACAAGAAGTACATCTCCAGCCTCTATGCAAGCCAGGGTTATTATGGCGAGCCGATCAACGGCAGCGTTGCGATTAACTGGAAATACTGA
- a CDS encoding double zinc ribbon domain-containing protein produces MSFFKNLLGLGHHGGGHNAPYRGKHGGQGGVQQNTWGSAAPAQNNCVKCNAGNVAGARFCQQCGNSLQTPGCSGCGIAKVAGAKFCGNCGVPQ; encoded by the coding sequence ATGAGCTTTTTCAAAAACCTGCTGGGCCTTGGACACCATGGCGGCGGCCACAATGCGCCATACCGCGGCAAGCACGGCGGCCAAGGCGGCGTCCAGCAGAATACCTGGGGTTCGGCCGCACCCGCCCAGAATAATTGCGTGAAATGCAATGCCGGCAATGTCGCTGGCGCACGGTTTTGCCAGCAATGCGGCAATTCCCTGCAAACGCCGGGTTGCAGCGGTTGCGGCATTGCCAAGGTCGCAGGTGCAAAATTCTGCGGCAATTGCGGCGTGCCGCAATAA